One stretch of Streptomyces zhihengii DNA includes these proteins:
- a CDS encoding SCO1417 family MocR-like transcription factor has translation MSQWTSAVGAAQLARQLSAQQQRPAGPGTRRPPAYRALADGIRLLVLEGRVPVAARLPAERELALSLSVSRTTVAAAYEALRSEGFLESRRGAGSWTAVPAGNPLPARGLEPLPPESLGSMIDLGCAALPAPEPWLTQGFQGALEELPPYAHTHGDYPAGLPALRQMLADRYTERGIPTMPEQIMVTTGAMGAIDAICHLFAGRGERIAVESPSYANILQLMREAGARLVPVAMAAGLSGWDLGRWRQVLREAAPRLAYVVADFHNPTGALADDDQRRALVEAARSAGTVLVVDETMSELHLDPDVVMPRPVCGFDPAGSTVLTVGSASKAFWAGMRIGWVRAAPDVIRSLVAARAYADLGTPVLEQLGVNWLMRTGGWDSAVTIRREQARENRDALVSAVRRELPDWEFDVPRGGLTLWVRTGGLSGSRLAEVGERVGVRVPSGPRFGVDGAFEGYVRLPFTVGGPVADEAAARLAAAARLVRKGASAGAESPRTFVA, from the coding sequence ATGTCGCAGTGGACCTCGGCGGTGGGAGCGGCCCAGCTCGCCCGTCAGCTCAGCGCCCAGCAGCAGCGCCCCGCCGGGCCCGGCACCCGCCGCCCCCCGGCCTACCGCGCCCTCGCGGACGGCATCCGCCTGCTGGTGCTCGAAGGGCGGGTCCCGGTGGCCGCCCGCCTCCCCGCGGAGCGCGAACTGGCCCTGTCGCTCTCCGTCAGCCGCACCACGGTCGCCGCCGCCTACGAGGCCCTGCGCTCCGAGGGCTTCCTGGAGTCCCGCAGGGGAGCGGGGAGCTGGACGGCCGTCCCGGCGGGGAACCCGCTGCCGGCCCGCGGGCTCGAACCGCTGCCGCCCGAGTCCCTCGGCTCCATGATCGACCTCGGCTGCGCGGCCCTCCCGGCCCCCGAGCCCTGGCTGACCCAGGGCTTCCAGGGCGCCCTGGAGGAACTGCCCCCGTACGCCCACACCCACGGCGACTACCCGGCGGGCCTGCCCGCCCTGCGGCAGATGCTCGCCGACCGGTACACCGAGCGCGGCATCCCCACCATGCCCGAGCAGATCATGGTCACCACCGGCGCGATGGGCGCCATAGACGCCATCTGCCACCTCTTCGCCGGCCGCGGCGAGCGCATCGCCGTCGAGTCGCCCAGCTACGCCAACATCCTCCAGCTCATGCGGGAGGCCGGGGCCCGGCTGGTGCCGGTGGCGATGGCCGCCGGGCTCAGCGGCTGGGACCTGGGCCGCTGGCGGCAGGTGCTGCGCGAGGCCGCGCCCCGGCTCGCCTATGTGGTCGCCGACTTCCACAACCCCACCGGCGCGCTCGCCGACGACGACCAGCGCCGGGCCCTGGTCGAGGCCGCGCGGTCCGCCGGGACCGTCCTCGTCGTCGACGAGACGATGTCGGAGCTCCACCTCGACCCGGACGTCGTCATGCCCCGCCCCGTCTGCGGCTTCGACCCGGCCGGGTCCACCGTGCTCACCGTCGGCTCGGCGAGCAAGGCGTTCTGGGCCGGCATGCGGATCGGCTGGGTGCGCGCCGCGCCCGATGTGATCAGGTCGCTCGTCGCCGCCCGCGCCTACGCGGACCTCGGCACCCCCGTGCTGGAGCAGCTCGGCGTCAACTGGCTGATGCGCACCGGTGGCTGGGACAGCGCCGTGACCATCCGCCGCGAGCAGGCGAGGGAGAACCGCGACGCGCTGGTCTCCGCCGTGCGCCGGGAGCTGCCCGACTGGGAGTTCGACGTGCCCCGGGGCGGGCTGACGCTCTGGGTCCGCACCGGCGGCCTCTCCGGCTCGCGGCTCGCCGAGGTCGGGGAGCGGGTCGGCGTCCGGGTGCCGTCCGGCCCCCGATTCGGGGTCGACGGGGCGTTCGAGGGGTACGTCCGGCTGCCGTTCACCGTCGGCGGGCCCGTCGCCGACGAGGCCGCCGCCCGCCTGGCCGCCGCGGCGCGCCTGGTGCGGAAGGGCGCCTCCGCCGGCGCCGAGTCGCCCCGGACGTTCGTGGCCTGA
- a CDS encoding ankyrin repeat domain-containing protein yields MSEVPDSEVIELATKVFDLARRGETETLAAYLDAGVPADLTNDKGDTLVMLAAYHGHAATVEALLARGAAADRANDRGQTPLAGAVFKGEDAVIRVLLDGGADPQAGTPSAADTARMFGKTDLLELFDGR; encoded by the coding sequence ATGAGCGAGGTCCCGGACTCCGAGGTGATCGAACTCGCGACCAAGGTCTTCGACCTGGCGCGCCGCGGTGAGACCGAGACGCTCGCCGCCTATCTCGACGCGGGCGTCCCCGCCGACCTCACCAACGACAAGGGCGACACCCTCGTGATGCTCGCCGCCTACCACGGCCACGCGGCCACCGTGGAGGCGCTGCTCGCCCGCGGCGCCGCGGCCGACCGCGCCAACGACCGCGGCCAGACGCCGCTCGCGGGCGCCGTCTTCAAGGGGGAGGACGCCGTCATCCGCGTCCTCCTCGACGGCGGCGCCGACCCGCAGGCGGGCACACCGTCCGCCGCGGATACCGCGCGGATGTTCGGGAAGACGGACCTCCTGGAGCTGTTCGACGGCCGCTGA
- a CDS encoding HEAT repeat domain-containing protein, whose translation MFDPVIAPSGTLLGLLQRGRGDGTLHALAAPRADALAALDHCVVDDPRHDWQVENRSLYYARLYLDLHGSLGGIERHLTASCDLVETDETRTGLALAVLGHLASYGRGDALALLRRYAASGANWEWALDELALRDDDTGLRALAVPVLARFPATPEGDAALAAAVRDAFEPRPWRLWEEDPRAFVGPRIRAAREAGSFDRWQRQMRPSGPRPGWSVQAVFDWADDGLERGTARHVPAARCLAAVAGPEDRAEIVDAARHGTDGARCAALHYLADTQDPFVLDLVEAAVTDGSRVVADAAVSAFERMCGDEAVDRARGWVHRPDALGASAAGVLACKGTARDAHLVLGALRDTVRAEGPDAPELWALVDGAGRLGIACAAPVLRHVYRETTSSRLRGRTAAALAATDPSFATGFAVECLWDCEETTREVAALHAETGDVRVAERLRRLAADPAEEAEVQTAVRSRIGPDMPAV comes from the coding sequence ATGTTCGATCCCGTCATAGCGCCGAGCGGTACGCTGCTCGGCCTGCTGCAGAGGGGCCGTGGCGACGGCACCCTGCACGCCCTGGCCGCCCCGCGCGCGGACGCGCTCGCGGCCCTCGACCACTGCGTGGTCGACGACCCCCGCCACGACTGGCAGGTCGAGAACCGCTCCCTCTACTACGCACGCCTGTACCTGGACCTGCACGGTTCGCTCGGCGGCATCGAGCGGCACCTGACCGCGAGCTGCGACCTCGTCGAGACCGACGAGACCCGCACCGGTCTCGCCCTCGCCGTCCTCGGCCACCTCGCCTCCTACGGCAGGGGCGACGCCCTCGCGCTGCTCCGGCGGTACGCCGCGAGCGGGGCCAACTGGGAATGGGCGCTCGACGAGCTCGCCCTGCGCGACGACGACACCGGCCTGCGGGCCCTCGCCGTGCCGGTGCTCGCCCGCTTCCCGGCCACCCCCGAGGGCGACGCCGCGCTCGCCGCCGCCGTCCGCGACGCCTTCGAACCCCGGCCCTGGCGGCTGTGGGAGGAGGACCCCCGCGCCTTCGTCGGCCCCCGGATCAGGGCCGCCCGCGAGGCGGGATCCTTCGACCGCTGGCAGCGCCAGATGCGGCCCAGCGGCCCCCGGCCCGGGTGGAGCGTCCAGGCGGTGTTCGACTGGGCGGACGACGGACTGGAGCGCGGCACCGCGCGCCACGTCCCCGCCGCCCGCTGCCTGGCCGCCGTCGCCGGTCCCGAGGACCGCGCCGAGATCGTGGACGCCGCACGCCACGGCACCGACGGCGCCCGCTGCGCCGCCCTCCACTACCTCGCCGACACCCAGGACCCCTTCGTCCTCGACCTCGTCGAGGCGGCCGTCACCGACGGCTCACGGGTCGTCGCCGACGCCGCCGTCTCCGCGTTCGAGCGGATGTGCGGGGACGAGGCCGTGGACCGGGCCCGGGGCTGGGTGCACCGCCCGGACGCGCTCGGCGCCTCCGCCGCCGGCGTCCTCGCCTGCAAGGGCACCGCCCGGGACGCCCACCTCGTGCTCGGCGCGCTGCGCGACACCGTGCGCGCCGAAGGCCCCGACGCCCCCGAGCTGTGGGCCCTCGTCGACGGCGCCGGCCGCCTCGGCATCGCCTGCGCGGCACCCGTCCTGCGCCACGTCTACCGCGAGACGACCTCCTCCCGTCTCCGCGGCCGGACCGCCGCGGCACTCGCCGCCACCGACCCCTCCTTCGCCACCGGCTTCGCCGTCGAATGCCTCTGGGACTGCGAGGAGACGACCCGCGAGGTCGCCGCCCTGCACGCCGAGACCGGGGACGTCCGCGTCGCCGAGCGGCTGCGCAGGCTCGCCGCCGACCCCGCCGAGGAGGCCGAGGTGCAGACCGCCGTGCGCAGCAGGATCGGGCCCGACATGCCCGCCGTGTGA
- a CDS encoding glycosyltransferase family 4 protein yields the protein MRVVIVTESFPPDVNGVAHCALQTARHLADGGHDPLVIAPAAAGADEADTRAPCPVVRVPSLPLPGYPQVRVALPSRRVAAAVAAHRADIVHLAGPFVLGVRGMAVATRLGLPAVAVYQTDLAGYARTYVGAGEGAAWRRIKAVHGAADRTLAPSTAALKDLEAHGVERVRLWPRGVDTERFRPALRDERLRRELAPHGELLVGYVGRLAPEKHVELLAGVCALPGVRVVVTGDGPSETALRSALPGAVFLGRRTGDDLARIFASLDVFAHTGPYETFCQTVQEAMASGVPVIAPAVGGPLDLVDHGRTGLLVAPRDPAAVRDAVAALAADPARRAAFAAAGRAAVDGRTWAAVCAQLTGHYAEVLGARTAVAA from the coding sequence ATGCGTGTCGTCATCGTCACCGAGTCCTTCCCTCCCGACGTCAACGGAGTGGCGCACTGCGCCCTGCAGACCGCCCGGCACCTCGCCGACGGCGGTCACGACCCCCTCGTCATCGCCCCGGCCGCCGCCGGGGCGGACGAGGCGGACACCCGGGCGCCCTGCCCCGTCGTCCGCGTCCCCTCGCTGCCCCTGCCCGGATACCCGCAGGTGCGGGTCGCGCTGCCCAGCCGCCGGGTCGCCGCGGCCGTCGCCGCGCACCGGGCCGACATCGTCCACCTCGCCGGCCCCTTCGTGCTCGGCGTCCGCGGCATGGCGGTCGCGACCCGCCTCGGACTGCCCGCCGTCGCCGTCTACCAGACGGACCTGGCCGGCTACGCCCGCACCTACGTCGGTGCCGGGGAAGGGGCCGCCTGGCGGCGGATCAAGGCGGTGCACGGCGCGGCCGACCGCACCCTCGCCCCGTCCACCGCGGCCCTGAAGGACCTGGAGGCCCACGGCGTCGAACGGGTCAGGCTGTGGCCGCGCGGCGTCGACACCGAGCGCTTCAGGCCCGCGCTCCGCGACGAGCGGCTGCGCCGCGAACTCGCCCCGCACGGCGAACTCCTCGTCGGCTACGTCGGCCGCCTGGCTCCCGAGAAGCACGTCGAACTCCTCGCCGGCGTCTGCGCCCTCCCCGGCGTACGCGTGGTCGTCACCGGCGACGGCCCGAGCGAAACCGCCCTGCGCTCGGCGCTGCCCGGCGCGGTCTTCCTCGGCCGCCGCACCGGCGACGACCTCGCGCGGATCTTCGCCTCGCTGGACGTCTTCGCCCACACCGGCCCGTACGAGACCTTCTGCCAGACCGTGCAGGAGGCGATGGCCTCCGGGGTGCCCGTGATCGCCCCCGCCGTCGGAGGGCCGCTCGACCTCGTCGACCACGGCCGCACCGGACTGCTCGTCGCACCCCGTGACCCCGCCGCGGTGCGCGACGCCGTCGCGGCGCTCGCCGCCGACCCCGCACGCCGCGCGGCCTTCGCCGCCGCCGGCCGGGCCGCCGTCGATGGCCGCACCTGGGCGGCCGTCTGCGCCCAGCTCACCGGCCACTACGCCGAGGTCCTCGGCGCGCGCACGGCGGTGGCGGCATGA
- a CDS encoding glycosyltransferase: MSGRALGGGGTAGSANGGGGTGGRAFGGGGTGGLRIVRLANFVTPSSGGLRTALDRLGRGYLAAGHEPVLVVPGERDDDRHTPQGRVITLTGPLLAGTGGYRVLAGRRRLRALLEDLAPDRLEVSDRTTLRWTGEWARRRRIPAVMVSHETADGVLRTWGVPGPAAARAADRLNRRSAWAYHRIVCTTEWAEREFVRIGARNVVRAPLGVDLERCTPARYSPALRAGYAAPGEVLLLLCSRLSVEKRPGTALDALAVLRERGVPARLVVAGDGPLRTSLERRAAARRLPVAFLGHVADREALAGLQAVADVCLAPGPAETFGLSALEALACGTPVVASAASALPEVIGGAGAVAAGTGADFADAVGDLLGRPEPGRRAAARARAELFDWPASVAAFLAAHEALPTGDTAQPREHRP; this comes from the coding sequence ATGAGCGGGCGTGCACTTGGCGGTGGCGGCACGGCCGGGAGTGCAAACGGTGGTGGTGGCACGGGCGGGCGTGCATTTGGCGGTGGTGGCACGGGCGGGCTGCGGATCGTACGGCTGGCCAACTTCGTCACCCCTTCGTCCGGCGGGCTGCGCACCGCGCTGGACCGGCTCGGCCGCGGCTACCTCGCGGCCGGGCACGAGCCGGTGCTCGTCGTCCCCGGCGAGCGGGACGACGACCGGCACACCCCGCAGGGCCGCGTCATCACCCTGACCGGGCCCCTCCTCGCCGGCACCGGCGGCTACCGGGTGCTCGCCGGACGGCGCCGGCTGCGCGCCCTGCTGGAGGACCTCGCCCCCGACCGGCTGGAGGTGTCCGACCGGACCACCCTGCGGTGGACCGGGGAGTGGGCGCGGCGGCGCCGGATCCCGGCCGTCATGGTCTCCCACGAGACCGCCGACGGGGTGCTGCGCACCTGGGGGGTGCCCGGGCCCGCCGCCGCACGTGCCGCGGACCGGCTCAACCGGCGCAGCGCATGGGCCTACCACCGGATCGTGTGCACCACGGAATGGGCCGAGCGCGAATTCGTCCGCATCGGTGCCCGCAACGTGGTGCGCGCGCCCCTCGGCGTCGACCTGGAGCGCTGCACCCCGGCCCGGTACAGCCCCGCGCTGCGGGCCGGGTACGCCGCGCCCGGTGAGGTGCTCCTGCTGCTCTGCTCCCGGCTGTCGGTCGAGAAGCGGCCGGGCACCGCGCTCGACGCGCTGGCCGTGCTGCGGGAGCGCGGCGTGCCCGCACGCCTGGTCGTCGCCGGGGACGGGCCGCTGCGGACCTCCCTCGAACGCCGGGCGGCGGCGCGACGGCTGCCCGTCGCCTTCCTGGGCCACGTCGCCGACCGGGAGGCGCTGGCCGGTCTCCAGGCGGTGGCGGACGTCTGCCTGGCGCCCGGTCCCGCGGAGACCTTTGGCCTCTCCGCCCTGGAGGCGCTCGCCTGCGGCACGCCCGTGGTGGCCAGTGCCGCCTCGGCGCTGCCGGAGGTGATCGGCGGCGCGGGCGCCGTGGCCGCCGGCACCGGCGCGGACTTCGCCGACGCCGTCGGCGACCTGCTCGGGCGCCCCGAACCCGGGCGGCGCGCGGCGGCCCGGGCACGCGCCGAACTCTTCGACTGGCCCGCTTCCGTGGCCGCGTTCCTCGCCGCCCACGAGGCACTGCCCACCGGCGACACCGCCCAGCCGCGCGAGCACCGGCCGTGA
- a CDS encoding SGNH/GDSL hydrolase family protein — translation MSGHGGPRPGAALRFAALGDSLTEGVGDPVAGGWRGWAALLAEGVGSPERPAEFLKLAVGGALGRDVAESQAPRALDFGPDIASVIVGVNDTLRRTFDIGRLARSLDEVCGALAARGTVLLTACLPDPGAMFALPPPLARPLARRQRAVNAVVHALSDRYGAVHLHAAGPAWVADRTLWSADRLHPGERGHRMLARTFHDLLAPRGLALGPAPSAEPDRPRPTRADTLLWLATAGTGWVARRCTDLVPQLLWLAGAEAGHRARGTSARLDRTADAALSAALAALTPAAPVPSAPRVPVPPVPRVPPLGVRAGPAPAGGARMGG, via the coding sequence GTGAGCGGCCACGGGGGCCCGCGTCCGGGCGCGGCGCTGCGGTTCGCCGCGCTCGGCGACTCGCTCACCGAGGGGGTCGGGGATCCGGTCGCGGGCGGGTGGCGCGGCTGGGCCGCGCTGCTGGCCGAAGGGGTGGGGAGCCCGGAGCGGCCCGCCGAATTCCTCAAGCTCGCCGTCGGCGGCGCCCTCGGCCGCGATGTCGCCGAGAGCCAGGCGCCCCGCGCGCTCGACTTCGGACCCGACATCGCCTCGGTGATCGTCGGCGTCAACGACACCCTGCGGCGCACCTTCGACATCGGCCGCCTCGCCCGCAGTCTCGACGAGGTCTGCGGGGCACTCGCCGCGCGCGGTACCGTCCTGCTGACCGCGTGTCTGCCGGACCCCGGCGCGATGTTCGCGCTGCCGCCGCCCCTCGCCCGTCCCCTCGCCCGACGGCAGCGGGCGGTGAACGCGGTCGTCCACGCGCTCTCCGACCGCTACGGCGCCGTCCATCTGCACGCCGCGGGCCCGGCCTGGGTCGCCGACCGGACGCTGTGGAGCGCCGACCGGCTGCACCCCGGTGAGCGGGGCCACCGGATGCTCGCGCGGACCTTCCACGACCTGCTGGCGCCCCGGGGCCTCGCCCTCGGACCCGCGCCCTCCGCCGAACCCGACCGCCCGCGTCCCACCCGCGCCGACACGCTGCTCTGGCTCGCCACCGCGGGCACCGGCTGGGTGGCCCGCCGGTGCACCGACCTCGTCCCCCAGTTGCTGTGGCTCGCGGGCGCGGAGGCGGGGCACCGCGCCCGGGGCACCTCGGCGCGCCTCGACCGGACCGCCGACGCCGCCCTGTCCGCCGCGCTCGCCGCCCTGACCCCCGCCGCGCCGGTCCCGTCCGCGCCACGGGTGCCGGTCCCGCCCGTCCCACGGGTGCCGCCCCTGGGCGTCCGAGCCGGGCCGGCCCCGGCCGGCGGCGCGAGAATGGGGGGATGA
- a CDS encoding hydantoinase B/oxoprolinase family protein → MSGRWEFWIDRGGTFTDIVGRRPDGRLVTRKLLSDDPDRYRDAAVAGIRALLGVPDGRPVPADRVAAVRMGTTVATNALLERRGEPTVLVITEGFRDALRIAYQNRPHLFDRRILLPEAVYDRVVEVPERVDAHGRTVTPLDLAAARERLAAVRAEGIASAAVVLMHGYRHPGNERGLAALAEELGFTQISCSHEVSPLIRLVPRGDTTVVDAYLSPVLRRYVDDVARELGGIRLMFMQSNGGLREASHFRGKDAVLSGPAGGVVGMVRTSGLAGHDRVIGFDMGGTSTDVSHYAGEFERGQGTRVAGVRMRAPMMSIHTVAAGGGSVLHFDGRRFRVGPDSAGAVPGPACYRRGGPLTVTDANVMLGRIQPDHFPAVFGPRGDQPLDARTVRERFTRLAAETGRATGTARTPEQVAAGFLEIAVLNMANAVKKISVQRGHDVTRYALTSFGGAGGQHACAVADALGIGTVIVPPLAGVLSAYGIGLADATAMREQSVEAGLDDATAARVRELCDTLAGRTRAELRSDGIPDAAITTRARVRLRYAGTDAGLPVALDSAAAMEDAFTAAHRTRYGFAMDQPVVVEAVRVEAAGGAAEHGEVLAGPGGTGGGRPAAAEVRMYADGATRTVPLVQRSALRAGDEVTGPAVVAEPDATTVVDPGWRATAGEAGHLLLTRVTPRPGRVAVGTDVDPVLLEVFNSLFMAIAEQMGVRLENTAHSVNIKERLDFSCALFDAEGNLVANAPHIPVHLGSMGETVEEVLRRNAGRLRPGDVYAVNDPYHGGTHLPDVTVVTPVFEGEELRFLVASRGHHAEIGGITPGSMPAFSRTVDEEGVLFDNWLLVRDGRLRERETRDLLTGAPHPSRAPDANLADLRAQIAANEKGIAELRRMTDQFGTDVVRAYMRHVRDNAAESVRRIVARLDDGACRYETDGGAVIQVAVRVDRRRRTAVIDFAGTSPQQPGNTNAPTSVVTAAVLYVFRTLVGEDIPLNSGCLEPLDIRVPEGSMLAPVHPAATVAGNVETSQAVTGALYAALTVQAEGSGTMNNVTFGNERFQYYETVASGSGAGEDFDGADAVQTHMTNSRLTDPEVLEWRYPVRVDSFAVREGSGGAGHRHGGDGVVRRIRFLEPMTVALLTGHRRVPPYGMAGGEPGALGVNLLERADGSTRPLAGVDTVDVEAGDVLVVRTPGGGGYGPAPG, encoded by the coding sequence ATGAGCGGGCGCTGGGAGTTCTGGATCGACCGGGGCGGCACCTTCACCGACATCGTGGGCAGGCGGCCCGACGGCCGCCTGGTGACCCGCAAGCTGCTCTCCGACGACCCGGACCGGTACCGCGACGCGGCCGTCGCCGGAATCCGGGCCCTGCTCGGTGTCCCGGACGGCCGTCCGGTGCCGGCCGACCGCGTCGCCGCCGTCCGGATGGGCACCACCGTCGCCACCAACGCCCTGCTGGAGCGGCGCGGCGAGCCGACCGTCCTGGTGATCACCGAGGGCTTCCGCGACGCGCTGCGGATCGCCTACCAGAACCGCCCGCACCTCTTCGACCGCCGGATCCTGCTCCCCGAGGCGGTCTACGACCGGGTCGTCGAAGTCCCCGAACGCGTCGACGCCCACGGCCGCACCGTCACCCCCCTCGACCTCGCCGCCGCCAGGGAACGGCTCGCCGCCGTGCGCGCCGAGGGCATCGCCTCGGCCGCCGTCGTCCTGATGCACGGCTACCGGCACCCCGGCAACGAACGCGGCCTCGCCGCCCTCGCCGAGGAGCTCGGCTTCACCCAGATCTCCTGCTCCCACGAGGTCAGCCCGCTCATCCGCCTGGTGCCGCGCGGCGACACCACCGTCGTCGACGCGTACCTCTCGCCCGTGCTGCGGCGCTACGTCGACGACGTGGCCCGCGAACTCGGCGGGATCCGGCTGATGTTCATGCAGTCCAACGGCGGGCTGCGCGAGGCGAGCCACTTCCGGGGCAAGGACGCCGTGCTGTCCGGCCCTGCCGGGGGCGTCGTCGGCATGGTGCGCACCTCGGGCCTGGCCGGGCACGACCGGGTCATCGGCTTCGACATGGGCGGCACCTCCACCGACGTCTCCCACTACGCGGGCGAGTTCGAGCGCGGGCAGGGCACCCGGGTCGCCGGGGTCCGGATGCGCGCGCCGATGATGAGCATCCACACCGTCGCCGCGGGCGGGGGATCGGTGCTGCACTTCGACGGCCGCCGCTTCCGGGTGGGGCCCGACTCGGCCGGCGCCGTCCCCGGGCCCGCCTGCTACCGGCGGGGCGGGCCGCTCACCGTCACCGACGCGAACGTGATGCTGGGCCGGATCCAGCCGGACCACTTCCCGGCCGTCTTCGGGCCCCGGGGCGACCAGCCGCTCGACGCCCGCACGGTGCGCGAACGCTTCACCCGCCTGGCCGCCGAGACCGGCCGCGCGACCGGGACCGCGCGCACCCCCGAACAGGTCGCGGCCGGTTTCCTGGAGATCGCCGTCCTCAACATGGCCAACGCCGTCAAGAAGATCTCGGTCCAGCGCGGCCACGACGTCACCCGCTACGCGCTCACCTCCTTCGGCGGCGCCGGCGGACAGCACGCCTGCGCCGTCGCCGACGCCCTCGGCATCGGCACCGTGATCGTGCCGCCGCTCGCCGGTGTGCTGTCCGCCTACGGCATCGGCCTCGCCGACGCCACCGCGATGCGCGAGCAGTCCGTCGAGGCCGGGCTCGACGACGCGACGGCGGCCCGGGTACGCGAACTCTGCGACACCCTGGCCGGCCGCACCCGCGCCGAACTGCGCTCCGACGGCATCCCGGACGCCGCGATCACCACCCGCGCCCGGGTACGGCTGCGCTACGCGGGCACGGACGCCGGGCTGCCCGTCGCGCTGGACTCCGCGGCCGCGATGGAGGACGCGTTCACCGCCGCCCACCGCACCCGGTACGGCTTCGCCATGGACCAGCCCGTCGTGGTGGAGGCGGTGCGGGTCGAGGCGGCAGGCGGAGCGGCCGAGCACGGCGAGGTGCTCGCCGGGCCGGGCGGGACCGGCGGAGGGCGGCCGGCCGCCGCCGAGGTGCGGATGTACGCCGACGGCGCCACCCGCACCGTGCCCCTCGTGCAGCGCTCCGCCCTGCGCGCCGGCGACGAGGTGACCGGACCGGCGGTCGTCGCCGAGCCGGACGCCACGACCGTCGTCGACCCCGGCTGGCGCGCCACGGCCGGGGAGGCCGGCCATCTGCTGCTGACCAGGGTGACCCCGCGACCCGGCCGGGTGGCCGTCGGCACGGACGTCGACCCGGTGCTGCTGGAGGTCTTCAACAGTCTCTTCATGGCGATCGCCGAACAGATGGGGGTGCGGCTGGAGAACACCGCCCACTCCGTCAACATCAAGGAGCGGCTCGACTTCTCCTGCGCCCTCTTCGACGCCGAGGGCAACCTCGTCGCCAACGCGCCCCACATCCCCGTCCACCTCGGCTCCATGGGCGAGACCGTCGAGGAGGTGCTGCGCCGCAACGCCGGACGGCTGCGGCCGGGTGACGTGTACGCCGTCAACGACCCGTACCACGGGGGGACCCACCTCCCCGACGTCACCGTGGTGACGCCGGTGTTCGAAGGGGAGGAACTGCGGTTCCTCGTCGCCTCGCGAGGCCATCACGCCGAGATCGGCGGGATCACGCCCGGCTCCATGCCCGCGTTCAGCCGAACCGTCGACGAGGAGGGCGTGCTCTTCGACAACTGGCTGCTCGTCCGCGACGGCCGGCTGCGCGAGCGGGAGACCAGGGACCTGCTGACCGGGGCGCCCCACCCGTCGCGGGCGCCGGACGCCAACCTGGCCGACCTGCGGGCCCAGATCGCCGCCAACGAGAAGGGGATCGCCGAACTGCGGCGGATGACGGACCAGTTCGGCACGGACGTGGTGCGGGCCTACATGCGCCACGTCCGGGACAACGCGGCGGAGTCGGTGCGCCGCATCGTGGCCCGGCTCGACGACGGCGCCTGCCGCTACGAGACGGACGGCGGCGCGGTCATCCAGGTCGCGGTCCGCGTCGACCGCCGGCGGCGCACCGCGGTCATCGACTTCGCCGGCACGTCGCCGCAGCAGCCGGGGAACACCAACGCGCCCACCTCGGTGGTGACGGCGGCCGTGCTGTACGTCTTCCGCACGCTGGTCGGCGAGGACATCCCCCTCAACAGCGGGTGTCTGGAGCCCCTCGACATCCGGGTGCCCGAGGGGTCGATGCTCGCGCCCGTCCACCCGGCGGCCACCGTCGCCGGGAACGTCGAGACCTCGCAGGCCGTCACGGGAGCCCTGTACGCGGCCCTCACCGTGCAGGCGGAGGGCTCCGGCACGATGAACAACGTGACGTTCGGCAACGAGCGCTTCCAGTACTACGAGACGGTGGCGTCCGGGTCGGGTGCCGGGGAGGACTTCGACGGGGCGGACGCCGTCCAGACCCATATGACCAACTCGCGGCTCACCGACCCCGAGGTCCTCGAATGGCGCTACCCGGTGCGGGTGGACTCCTTCGCGGTGCGGGAGGGCAGCGGCGGGGCGGGACACCGGCACGGGGGCGACGGCGTCGTCCGCAGGATCCGCTTCCTGGAGCCCATGACCGTCGCGCTGCTGACGGGGCATCGCCGGGTGCCGCCGTACGGGATGGCCGGCGGGGAGCCCGGGGCGCTCGGCGTGAACCTGCTGGAGCGGGCGGACGGGAGCACCCGCCCGCTGGCGGGCGTGGACACCGTCGACGTCGAGGCCGGTGACGTGCTCGTCGTGCGCACGCCCGGCGGGGGCGGGTACGGGCCCGCGCCGGGCTGA